One Curtobacterium sp. MCLR17_007 DNA window includes the following coding sequences:
- the rpmG gene encoding 50S ribosomal protein L33: protein MAKKGQDVRPIIKLRSTAGTGFTYVTKKNRRNNPDRLVLKKYDPVVRKHVDFREER from the coding sequence ATGGCCAAGAAGGGTCAGGACGTTCGTCCGATCATCAAGCTCCGCTCCACGGCGGGCACCGGGTTCACCTACGTGACCAAGAAGAACCGTCGCAACAACCCGGACCGTCTCGTGCTGAAGAAGTACGACCCGGTGGTCCGCAAGCACGTCGACTTCCGTGAGGAGCGCTAA
- the rpsN gene encoding 30S ribosomal protein S14: MAKKSKIAKNNQRAVIIARYADRRLELKKALVDPNGTDESREAARVGLQKLPRDASPIRYRNRDAIDGRPRGHLGEFGISRVRFRDMAHRGELPGITKSSW, from the coding sequence ATGGCGAAGAAGAGCAAGATCGCGAAGAACAACCAGCGTGCGGTCATCATCGCGCGCTACGCCGACCGTCGTCTCGAGCTGAAGAAGGCCCTCGTGGACCCGAACGGCACGGACGAGTCGCGTGAGGCCGCTCGCGTGGGGCTGCAGAAGCTCCCCCGCGACGCCTCGCCGATCCGCTACCGCAACCGCGACGCCATCGACGGCCGCCCCCGTGGCCACCTCGGTGAGTTCGGCATCAGCCGTGTCCGCTTCCGCGACATGGCGCACCGTGGCGAGCTGCCGGGCATCACGAAGAGCTCCTGGTAA
- a CDS encoding phosphatase PAP2 family protein, translated as MPLVYAVAVLTPVGQRVEDSALGGVRETDLFGSDTALNVISVPVILLLVIVIAAVALARRRLAVGLAAGVVVLASAGTSTLVKRIAVRPEIAQSTTPNSFPSGHATIALASLFAVLMVTPRRFRPLVLLVGAAYAVFVANQTVVYGWHRVSDIVGACAVALFWLGIVRAVGPLVDRGERGDRDGRRGPRRLVTAVLVVSTGVTAAVGVAAVVVAFASGAAHDHDALLVAGRMASSTSVLLVVTLVWLADGMHHAAATTDTRGVPTPV; from the coding sequence GTGCCTCTCGTCTACGCGGTCGCCGTGCTGACGCCCGTCGGTCAGCGGGTCGAGGACTCCGCGCTCGGGGGTGTCCGTGAGACCGACCTGTTCGGGTCGGACACCGCCCTGAACGTCATCTCGGTCCCGGTGATCCTGCTGCTCGTCATCGTGATCGCCGCTGTGGCGCTCGCCCGGAGGCGGCTCGCCGTGGGGCTGGCGGCGGGGGTCGTGGTGCTCGCGTCCGCGGGCACGTCGACCCTCGTCAAGCGTATCGCCGTGCGCCCGGAGATCGCCCAGTCCACGACGCCCAACTCGTTCCCGTCCGGCCACGCCACGATCGCGCTGGCGTCGTTGTTCGCGGTCCTCATGGTCACACCCAGGCGGTTCCGGCCGCTCGTGCTCCTGGTCGGCGCCGCCTACGCCGTGTTCGTCGCGAACCAGACCGTCGTCTACGGGTGGCACCGGGTGAGTGACATCGTCGGGGCCTGCGCGGTCGCGCTGTTCTGGCTCGGCATCGTCCGGGCGGTCGGGCCGCTGGTCGACCGCGGGGAGCGCGGTGACCGTGACGGGCGCCGTGGTCCGCGTCGACTGGTCACGGCGGTGCTCGTGGTCTCCACCGGCGTGACGGCGGCGGTGGGCGTCGCAGCCGTCGTCGTCGCGTTCGCGAGCGGTGCGGCCCACGACCACGACGCGCTGCTCGTCGCGGGTCGCATGGCGTCCTCGACGAGTGTCCTGCTGGTGGTCACCCTGGTGTGGCTGGCCGACGGCATGCACCACGCCGCCGCGACGACCGACACCCGGGGCGTCCCGACGCCGGTCTGA
- a CDS encoding transcriptional repressor: protein MQKPVAAQESAVPKAKRNTWQREAVRGALDSTEGFVSAQALHAHLRDGGSTIGLATVYRALADLATEGDADSLQQDGESLYRACTTDKHHHHLICRVCGRTVEIQADPVERWAQQVAAEHGFTNASHVVDIFGECASCTAARAEA from the coding sequence GTGCAGAAGCCAGTCGCAGCGCAGGAGTCAGCCGTCCCCAAGGCCAAGCGGAACACCTGGCAGCGCGAAGCGGTCCGCGGCGCGCTCGACTCGACCGAGGGCTTCGTCAGCGCCCAGGCACTCCACGCGCACCTGCGCGACGGCGGCTCGACGATCGGTCTCGCCACGGTGTACCGCGCGCTGGCCGACCTGGCCACCGAGGGCGATGCCGACTCCCTCCAGCAGGACGGCGAGTCGCTCTACCGCGCCTGCACGACCGACAAGCACCACCACCACCTGATCTGCCGGGTCTGCGGCCGCACCGTCGAGATCCAGGCGGACCCCGTCGAACGGTGGGCCCAGCAGGTCGCCGCCGAGCACGGCTTCACGAACGCCAGCCACGTCGTGGACATCTTCGGCGAGTGCGCGTCGTGCACGGCCGCCCGCGCCGAGGCCTGA
- a CDS encoding cytochrome c oxidase assembly protein, producing MNRIARIAGPAVLVVVAFVSLLVALVIGGGADAALIADPGSAVRFGLPIARVLVDLSAAATIGGLALATIGLSRTAPEWNRAIDVAAASAGVWTVASAVTTFFTFLSVAGSRISLDDQFGQSMGVFLTGTDLGLAWLVTVLVAAAVTVLCFAVRSRGMVALTAGVSMIGLVPLAQQGHAAGTASHDAAVTALGLHLVGAAVWVGGIVMLSLVRGVVPGDRLALVVGRYSSVALGCFVLVAVSGVASAQIRVGAFSNLATPYGALVLVKTGAIIALGVLGAVQRRRTIIALTATPRRARPFWTLVVVELAVMGIASGFAAALGRTATPVDQIALSKTSDPSPAEILTDDPLPAAPGPWGWATHWNLDLFWLMVAVLLVATYAAGVVRLRRRGTPWPLRRTVAAAVAVLCLVVATSGSLHDYDRFLVSANVGAHVLLGVVVPALIWAAAPVQLIRAAVRPRTDDSTGVREWTGILVDNAAVRYLVQPFPALVLLAAIWWGFYGTQVVRWSASDSIGRTVIDLVFLLVGLLALPTLLTPVAAGARSASRVALVVRTAGAAVVATGMVSLGIAMRGPLGLLQASWFGAMGRTWGPDPLVDQARAGTVLVVSGVLLVLVTVVVGVLRLRRDRAVSPISAERGAR from the coding sequence GTGAACCGGATCGCACGCATCGCGGGGCCAGCCGTGCTGGTCGTCGTCGCGTTCGTGTCGCTCCTGGTCGCGCTGGTGATCGGCGGCGGGGCCGACGCCGCGCTGATCGCCGATCCCGGCTCCGCCGTGCGCTTCGGGCTCCCCATCGCACGGGTCCTCGTCGACCTGTCCGCCGCCGCGACCATCGGCGGGCTGGCGCTGGCCACCATCGGGCTCTCCCGCACCGCTCCCGAGTGGAACCGGGCCATCGACGTCGCCGCGGCATCGGCGGGTGTCTGGACGGTCGCGTCCGCCGTCACCACGTTCTTCACGTTCCTCAGCGTCGCCGGGTCGCGGATCAGCCTCGACGACCAGTTCGGGCAGTCCATGGGGGTCTTCCTCACCGGCACCGACCTCGGTCTCGCCTGGCTCGTGACGGTGCTCGTCGCCGCGGCCGTCACCGTCCTGTGCTTCGCCGTCCGGTCCCGGGGCATGGTCGCCCTGACGGCCGGCGTCTCGATGATCGGCCTCGTGCCGCTCGCGCAGCAGGGGCACGCCGCCGGCACCGCCAGCCACGACGCCGCCGTCACCGCGCTCGGGCTGCACCTGGTCGGTGCCGCGGTGTGGGTCGGCGGGATCGTGATGCTGTCCCTCGTCCGCGGTGTCGTGCCCGGGGACCGGCTCGCGCTCGTCGTCGGCCGGTACTCCAGCGTGGCGCTCGGCTGCTTCGTGCTGGTCGCCGTCTCCGGGGTCGCGTCGGCGCAGATCCGTGTGGGCGCGTTCTCGAACCTGGCCACACCGTACGGTGCACTCGTGCTCGTGAAGACCGGAGCGATCATCGCGCTCGGTGTCCTCGGAGCAGTGCAGCGTCGGCGTACGATCATCGCCCTGACAGCGACCCCGCGGCGCGCTCGGCCGTTCTGGACGCTCGTCGTCGTCGAGCTCGCGGTGATGGGGATCGCATCCGGGTTCGCCGCGGCCCTGGGTCGGACGGCCACCCCGGTCGACCAGATCGCGTTGAGCAAGACGAGCGACCCGTCCCCGGCCGAGATCCTCACCGACGACCCCCTGCCCGCCGCGCCGGGGCCGTGGGGGTGGGCGACGCACTGGAACCTCGACCTGTTCTGGCTCATGGTCGCCGTGCTGCTCGTGGCGACCTACGCCGCCGGGGTCGTCCGGCTGCGGCGCCGCGGCACCCCGTGGCCGCTTCGTCGCACCGTCGCGGCCGCGGTTGCGGTCCTGTGCCTGGTCGTCGCGACCTCCGGCTCGTTGCACGACTACGACCGCTTCCTCGTCTCCGCCAACGTCGGTGCGCACGTGCTGCTCGGGGTCGTCGTTCCCGCACTCATCTGGGCCGCCGCTCCCGTGCAGCTCATCCGCGCCGCCGTCCGGCCGCGGACCGACGACAGCACCGGTGTCCGCGAGTGGACCGGCATCCTCGTCGACAACGCCGCCGTGCGGTACCTCGTGCAGCCGTTCCCGGCGCTCGTGCTGCTCGCCGCGATCTGGTGGGGCTTCTACGGCACGCAGGTGGTCCGGTGGTCGGCGAGCGACTCGATCGGGCGCACCGTGATCGACCTCGTCTTCCTGCTGGTGGGGCTCCTCGCGCTCCCGACGCTCCTGACGCCCGTGGCGGCCGGAGCGCGCTCCGCGTCGCGCGTGGCCCTCGTGGTCCGGACCGCCGGCGCGGCGGTGGTGGCCACGGGCATGGTGTCGCTCGGCATCGCGATGCGGGGGCCGCTCGGGCTGCTGCAGGCCTCCTGGTTCGGCGCGATGGGACGCACGTGGGGCCCGGACCCGCTGGTGGACCAGGCCCGGGCGGGGACCGTGCTCGTCGTGTCCGGCGTCCTGCTGGTGCTCGTGACGGTCGTGGTCGGCGTGCTCCGGCTGCGTCGAGACCGCGCGGTGTCGCCGATCAGTGCCGAACGGGGTGCGCGGTGA
- a CDS encoding AAA family ATPase → MSVELSAEQRAVFEYVESTRDHVFITGRAGTGKSTLLNHLAWNTDKQVVICAPTGVAALNVGGQTIHSLFRLPIGLIADAELRQGPETRKLLNTMDTLVIDEVSMVNADLLDAMDRSLRKARGRQFEAFGGVQVVMFGDPYQLPPVPGDGDERAYFTDHYRSLWFFDAKVWLEAELNIIELATVHRQRDDAFAAMLTAVRHGRVTADIADRLNEAGARPAPDDAITLATRNDTVARINSAALERLPGKVKTARADVNGDFGGRNFPADEALELKPGAHVMFLRNDPDQRWVNGTLGIVQTIRDTVWVDVDGESFEVQPSVWEKFKYSYDADKKELKKDTVGEFQQFPLRLAWAVTIHKSQGSTYDRAVIDLGNRVFSAGQTYVALSRLTSLDGLFLTRPLRPSDIIVDLDVRRFMSEAPRVVATQLEAPKPDGPAAGA, encoded by the coding sequence GTGAGCGTCGAGCTGAGCGCCGAGCAGCGCGCCGTCTTCGAGTACGTCGAGTCCACACGTGACCACGTCTTCATCACCGGGCGTGCGGGGACCGGCAAGTCGACGCTCCTCAACCACCTGGCGTGGAACACCGACAAACAGGTCGTGATCTGCGCACCGACGGGGGTGGCGGCGCTCAACGTCGGCGGCCAGACGATCCACTCGCTGTTCCGCCTGCCGATCGGGCTCATCGCCGACGCCGAACTCCGCCAGGGCCCCGAGACCCGCAAGCTCCTCAACACGATGGACACCCTGGTCATCGACGAGGTCTCGATGGTCAACGCCGACCTGCTCGACGCGATGGACCGTTCGCTGCGCAAGGCCCGCGGGCGGCAGTTCGAGGCCTTCGGTGGCGTGCAGGTGGTCATGTTCGGTGACCCGTACCAGCTGCCGCCCGTGCCGGGCGACGGCGACGAGCGCGCCTACTTCACCGACCACTACCGCTCGCTCTGGTTCTTCGACGCCAAGGTCTGGCTCGAGGCCGAGCTCAACATCATCGAACTCGCGACCGTGCACCGGCAGCGGGACGACGCCTTCGCCGCGATGCTCACCGCCGTGCGGCACGGCCGGGTCACCGCGGACATCGCCGACCGCCTGAACGAGGCCGGCGCCCGGCCCGCGCCGGACGACGCCATCACCCTGGCGACCCGGAACGACACCGTGGCGCGGATCAACAGCGCGGCGCTCGAGCGGCTGCCGGGCAAGGTGAAGACCGCGCGTGCCGACGTGAACGGCGACTTCGGTGGCCGGAACTTCCCCGCCGACGAGGCACTCGAGCTCAAACCGGGTGCCCACGTCATGTTCCTCCGCAACGACCCCGACCAGCGCTGGGTGAACGGCACCCTCGGGATCGTGCAGACCATCCGCGACACCGTGTGGGTCGACGTCGACGGGGAGTCCTTCGAGGTCCAGCCGTCGGTGTGGGAGAAGTTCAAGTACTCCTACGACGCCGACAAGAAGGAGCTCAAGAAGGACACCGTGGGGGAGTTCCAGCAGTTCCCGCTGCGTCTGGCCTGGGCCGTGACGATCCACAAGTCCCAGGGCAGCACCTACGACCGCGCCGTCATCGACCTCGGCAACCGGGTGTTCAGCGCCGGGCAGACGTACGTGGCGCTGTCGCGGCTCACCTCGCTCGACGGGCTGTTCCTGACGCGGCCGCTCCGTCCGTCCGACATCATCGTGGACCTGGACGTCCGGCGCTTCATGTCCGAGGCGCCCCGGGTCGTCGCGACCCAGCTCGAGGCGCCGAAGCCCGACGGGCCGGCGGCCGGGGCCTGA
- a CDS encoding HU family DNA-binding protein, translated as MADKSLNRTELVAAVAAESGQSQATVNGVVDALFSVVSGSVADGTKVTIPGWIAFEKTHRAARTGRNPQTGDAIEIAASDSVKVSAGSKLKAAVK; from the coding sequence ATGGCTGACAAGTCACTGAACCGCACCGAGCTCGTCGCTGCCGTCGCCGCCGAGTCCGGCCAGAGCCAGGCCACCGTCAACGGCGTCGTCGACGCCCTCTTCAGCGTCGTCTCGGGCTCCGTCGCCGACGGCACGAAGGTCACGATCCCCGGTTGGATCGCCTTCGAGAAGACGCACCGTGCCGCTCGCACCGGCCGCAACCCCCAGACCGGTGACGCCATCGAGATCGCCGCGAGCGACTCGGTCAAGGTCAGCGCCGGCTCGAAGCTCAAGGCCGCGGTCAAGTAA
- a CDS encoding DUF4383 domain-containing protein, whose protein sequence is MAVKEPSIIASPNRALALTVGTLLAVWGVLGFFFAGENGNHFFGDSGGLLWDAFLVNPALVLIWTLLAAALFIVGLGNTIGSRNVNLVVGVVLVVMAVYGFVFMNTSANVFAMNTADNVFNAIVGVVLLLTALGADKQNIAALRAARA, encoded by the coding sequence GTGGCAGTCAAGGAACCGAGCATCATCGCCTCGCCGAACCGGGCGCTCGCGCTGACCGTCGGCACCCTGCTCGCCGTCTGGGGCGTCCTGGGCTTCTTCTTCGCCGGTGAGAACGGCAACCACTTCTTCGGCGACAGCGGCGGGCTGCTCTGGGACGCGTTCCTGGTGAACCCTGCGCTGGTGCTGATCTGGACGCTGCTCGCAGCCGCCCTGTTCATCGTCGGACTCGGCAACACGATCGGCTCGCGGAACGTCAACCTGGTCGTGGGTGTCGTCCTCGTCGTCATGGCCGTGTACGGCTTCGTGTTCATGAACACCTCGGCGAACGTCTTCGCGATGAACACCGCGGACAACGTCTTCAACGCGATCGTCGGCGTCGTGCTCCTGCTCACCGCGCTCGGGGCCGACAAGCAGAACATCGCCGCACTGCGGGCCGCGCGCGCCTGA
- the rpmB gene encoding 50S ribosomal protein L28 yields the protein MAAVCQVTGATPGFGHNISHSHRRTKRRFDPNVQKKTYYVPSLRRNVTLTLSAKGIKVIDARGIESVVKDVLARGEKI from the coding sequence ATGGCAGCAGTGTGCCAGGTGACCGGAGCCACCCCCGGCTTCGGACACAACATCTCGCACTCGCACCGCCGGACGAAGCGTCGCTTCGACCCGAACGTGCAGAAGAAGACGTACTACGTGCCCTCGCTTCGTCGTAACGTCACGCTCACGCTCAGCGCGAAGGGCATCAAGGTCATCGACGCACGCGGCATCGAGTCCGTCGTCAAGGACGTCCTTGCCCGCGGGGAGAAGATCTGA
- a CDS encoding metal ABC transporter permease, whose product MDVWSTVFSFQDYGELVALVQNSIWAGAVLGVVGGLVGPFVVARNMPFAVHGISELSFAGASASLLLGVNVVTGSLVGSVVAALLIGLLGSRARDRNSIIAVLMPFGLGLGILCLALYKGRAANKFGLLTGQIVSVDNPQLTSLIVISAVVVAILVVIWRPLMFASVDPDVAAAAGVPVRTLALVFMLALGLATAVSVQIVGALLVLSLLVTPAAAALRLTVHPVLVPVLSTVFAVVSVVGGIMLALGGGLPISPYVTTISFAIWVVCRIVGAHKERRGRGRVAVRDHSSAPQEVSA is encoded by the coding sequence ATGGACGTCTGGTCGACCGTCTTCTCGTTCCAGGACTACGGCGAGCTCGTGGCGCTCGTGCAGAACTCGATCTGGGCGGGTGCCGTGCTCGGGGTCGTCGGCGGGCTCGTCGGTCCGTTCGTCGTCGCGCGGAACATGCCCTTCGCGGTGCACGGCATCAGCGAGCTCTCGTTCGCGGGTGCCAGCGCATCGCTGCTGCTCGGGGTGAACGTCGTGACCGGCTCGCTCGTCGGCTCGGTCGTCGCGGCGCTGCTGATCGGGCTGCTCGGCTCGCGGGCGCGCGACCGCAACTCGATCATCGCCGTGCTCATGCCGTTCGGACTCGGGCTCGGCATCCTCTGCCTGGCGCTGTACAAGGGTCGGGCGGCGAACAAGTTCGGCTTGCTGACCGGGCAGATCGTCTCGGTGGACAACCCGCAGCTGACGTCGCTCATCGTGATCAGTGCCGTCGTCGTCGCGATCCTGGTCGTCATCTGGCGCCCGCTGATGTTCGCATCGGTCGACCCGGACGTCGCCGCCGCCGCCGGTGTCCCCGTGCGGACGCTCGCCCTGGTCTTCATGCTCGCGCTCGGACTCGCCACGGCTGTGTCGGTGCAGATCGTCGGCGCCCTGCTCGTGCTCTCGCTGCTGGTCACCCCGGCGGCCGCCGCGCTCCGCCTGACCGTGCACCCCGTGCTCGTGCCCGTGCTGTCGACCGTGTTCGCCGTGGTGTCGGTCGTCGGGGGCATCATGTTGGCCCTCGGTGGCGGGCTGCCGATCAGCCCGTACGTCACGACGATCTCGTTCGCCATCTGGGTGGTCTGCCGGATCGTCGGGGCACACAAGGAACGCCGTGGACGTGGCCGCGTCGCCGTCCGCGACCACTCGTCAGCACCCCAGGAGGTCAGCGCTTGA